The Pseudopipra pipra isolate bDixPip1 chromosome 6, bDixPip1.hap1, whole genome shotgun sequence genome includes a region encoding these proteins:
- the MADD gene encoding MAP kinase-activating death domain protein isoform X1, giving the protein MVQKKRICPRLLDYLVIIGARHPSSDSVAQTPELLRRYPLEDHADFPLPPDVVFFCQPEGCLSVRQKRMSFRDDTSFVFTLTDKDTGVIRYGICVNFYRSFQKRVPKEKGEGTGGHRGREGQKVPKSGEASAPQEEVGTESSESGSSLQAPSAESTPDVNRSPRSKRLAKGSHRSRNSTLTSLCILSHYPFFSTFRECLYTLKRLVDCCSERLLGKKLGIPRGVQRDTMWRIFTGSLLVEEKSSALLHDLREIEAWIYRLLRSPMPVAGQKRVDVEVLPHELQPALTFALPDPSRFTLVDFPLHLPLELLGVDACLQVLTCILLEHKIVLQSRDYNALSMSVMAFVAMIYPLEYMFPVIPLLPTCMASAEQLLLAPTPYIIGVPASFFLYKLDFKMPDDVWLIDLDTNRVIVPTNAESLPALPEPEASELKKHLKQCLVSMTAITQKQLLTPDNKALASMSLNTQPILNLEKFQEGQEVPLLLGRPQNDLQSTPSTEFNPLIYGNDVDSVDVATRVAMVRFFNSPNVLQGFQMHTRTLRLFPRPVVAFQANSFLASRPKQTPFADKLSRTQAVEYFGEWSLNPTNYAFQRIHNNMFDPALIGDKPKWYAHQLQPIHYRVYDSNSQLAEALNIPAEKETDSDPTDDSGSDSVDYDDSSSSYSSLGDFVSEMMKCDINGDTPNVDPLTHAALGDASEVEFDDFQEYSGDMDEQTMDSENSQENNQPRSSSSTTASSSPSTVIHGANHLYVMQTSEQINDLTGPQEAADSAEIEEKLAAGFSNHLPSLPLQPSFPKISLDRRESDIAAGSMSSSEGVVRKREYDNPYFEPQYGFPTEDEDDEQEESYTPRFDQNLNGSRSQKLLRPNSLKLANDSDADSDSRASSPNSTVSNNSSEGFGGIMSFASSLYRNHSTSFSLSNLALPTKVGRDKNTPFPSLKDYFNLELGRDVDEVFGLNTIMEIITEAGPVSNEGNRRALVDQKSSVIKHSPTVKRESPSPQGRTSNSSENQQFLKEVVHNVLDGQGVGWLNMKRVRRLLESEQLRVFVLSKLNRTIQSEEDARQDVIQDVEISRKVYKGMLDLLKCTVLSLEHSYANAGLGGMASVFGLLEIAHTHYYNKEPEKRKRSPTDGSVTPVGKDPGSSPRVEPKPAMQLPVPQIMPKPPSPAGKGPREFDTRSLKEENFIASIELWNKHQEVKKQKSLEKTRTEGVKQFDLGETDEKKSQISADSGLSLASGSQKSDFDSIPSGGPTVMVRSTSQDSEVSTVVSNSSGETLGADSDLSSNAGDGPSVENGGNLAGSRGTVSDSEIETNSATSSIFAKSHNLKQSVKDSKGSTPGRGPEEGNQRVYLYEGLLGRDKGSVWDQLEDAAMETFSMSKERSTLWDQMQFWEDAFLDAVMLEREGMGMDQGPQEMIDRYLSLGEHDRKRLEDDEDRLLATLLHNMIAYMLMIKVNKNDIRKKVRRLMGKSHIGLVHSQQINDILDKLANLNGRELPVRPSGSRHIKKQTFVVHAGTDTTGDIFFMEVCDDCIVLRSNIGTVYERWWYEKLINMTYCPKTKVLCLWRRNGQETQLNKFYTKKCRELYYCVKDSMERAAARQQSIKPGPELGGEFPVQDMKTGEGGLLQVTLEGINLKFMHSQVFIELNHIKKCNTVRGVFVLEEFVPETKEVVSHKYKTPMAHEICYSVLCLFSYVAAIRGKEAENKSKPPRPVSS; this is encoded by the exons ATGGTGCAGAAAAAGAGAATCTGCCCCCGCTTATTGGACTATCTTGTCATCATTGGAGCCAG GCACCCAAGCAGTGATAGTGTTGCTCAGACTCCCGAACTGCTGCGACGTTACCCTCTAGAAGACCATGCAGACTTTCCTCTACCGCCTGATGTTGTGTTCTTCTGCCAGCCAGAAGGATGTCTGAGTGTGCGGCAAAAACGCATGAGCTTCCGTGATGACACCTCCTTTGTCTTCACCCTCACAGACAAGGATACAGGTGTCATTCGCTATGGAATCTGTGTCAACTTCTACCGCTCCTTCCAGAAGCGAGTACccaaggagaagggagaaggcaCAGGGGGACATCGAGGTCGGGAGGGACAGAAGGTCCCTAAATCTGGAGAGGCATCAGCACCCCAAGAGGAAGTGGGCACTGAGAGTTCAGAGAGTGGTTCTTCACTGCAGGCTCCAAGTGCAGAGTCTACCCCTGATGTGAATCGATCACCGCGCAGTAAGCGTCTGGCCAAAGGCAGTCATCGCTCTCGGAACAGCACCCTGACTTCACTGTGCATCCTTAGTCATTATCCCTTCTTTTCCACATTTCGTGAGTGTCTCTACACCCTCAAGAGACTTGTGGACTGCTGTAGTGAGAGATTGTTGGGCAAGAAGTTGGGCATTCCTCGTGGGGTGCAGAG GGATACGATGTGGCGGATTTTCACAGGCTCTCTCCTGGTGGAAGAAAAGTCCAGTGCGTTGCTACACGACTTGCGGGAGATTGAGGCTTGGATATACCGTCTGCTCCGGTCACCAATGCCCGTTGCTGGTCAGAAGCGGGTGGATGTGGAAGTCTTGCCACATGAGTTGCAGCCAGCTTTGACCTTTGCTCTGCCTGATCCATCCCGCTTCACCTTGGTGGATTTTCCATTACATCTGCCTTTGGAGTTGTTGGGAGTGGATGCCTGCCTGCAGGTGCTGACCTGCATCCTTTTGGAGCATAAG ATTGTATTGCAGTCCCGAGATTATAATGCACTTTCAATGTCTGTGATGGCCTTTGTGGCCATGATCTACCCATTAGAGTACATGTTCCCCGTGatccctctgcttcccacctGCATGGCCTCTGCAGAACAG ttgcttctAGCCCCTACGCCTTATATCATTGGTGTTCCAGCAAGTTTCTTTCTTTACAAactggatttcaagatgcctGATGATGTTTGGCTTATTGACCTGGATACCAACAGG GTGATTGTTCCCACAAATGCAGAATCTttgccagcactgccagaaCCAGAAGCTTCAGAGCTGAAAAAGCATCTGAAACAG TGTCTGGTTAGCATGACTGCAATCACTCAGAAACAGCTGCTCACTCCCGACAACAAG GCCCTGGCCAGCATGAGTCTGAATACTCAGCCCATTCTTAATCTAGAGAAGttccaggaggggcaggaggtgccactgctgctgggaagaCCACAGAATGATTTGCAGTCTACTCCTTCCACAGAATTCAACCCCCTGATCTATGGAAATGATGTGGACTCTGTCGATGTGGCTACCAG aGTTGCTATGGTGAGATTCTTCAACTCACCAAATGTTTTGCAAGGTTTCCAAATGCATACTCGCACTCTTCGTCTCTTCCCACGACCAGTGGTGGCCTTCCAGGCAAATTCTTTTCTTGCCTCTAGGCCGAAGCAAACACCTTTTGCAGATAAGCTTTCCAGAACACAGGCAGTAGAATACTTTGGAGAATGGTCACTCAATCCTACTAACTATGCTTTCCAAAGAATTCATAACA ACATGTTTGACCCAGCCCTGATTGGTGACAAACCCAAGTGGTATGCTCACCAGCTGCAGCCGATCCACTATCGAGTCTATGACAGTAATTCACAGCTGGCTGAAGCACTGAATATCccagcagagaaagaaacagattcTGATCCCACTGATGACAG tggcagtgacaGTGTCGACTATGACGACTCAAGTTCCTCCTACTCCTCCCTTGGTGACTTTGTCAGTGAGATGATGAAATGTGACATTAATGGTGATACCCCAA ATGTTGACCCCCTGACTCATGCAGCCCTTGGTGATGCTAGTGAAGTGGAATTTGATGATTTTCAAGAATATTCAGGGGATATGGATGAACAGACCATGGACAGTGAGAACTCCCAGGAGAACAATCAGCCTCGTTCAAGTTCCAGTACTACAGCCAGTAGCAGCCCCAGCACTGTCATCCATGGAGCAAATCAT TTGTATGTAATGCAAACTAGCGAACAGATCAATGATTTGACTGGTCCACAGGAGGCAGCAGACTCAGCAGAAATAGAAGAGAAGTTGGCTGCTGGATTTTCAAACCACCTCCCTTCCTTGCCACTGCAACCAAGCTTTCCCAAGATAAGCTTGGATCGTCGTGAGAGTGACATTGCAGCTGGCAGCATGAGCTCCTCAGAAGGGGTGGTGAGGAAGCGAGAGTATGACAATCCATACTTTGAACCTCAGTATGGTTTTCCTACGGAGGATGAAGATGATGAGCAGGAAGAGAGCTACACCCCAAGATTTGACCAGAATCTCAATGGAAGCAG GTCTCAGAAGTTACTCCGGCCAAACAGTTTAAAACTGGCCAATGATTCTGATGCAGATTCAGATTCCAGGGCCAGCTCCCCAAACTCTACTGTCTCCAACAACAGCAGTGAAGGTTTTGGGGGCATCATGTCTTTTGCAA GCAGCTTGTACAGAAACCACAGCACAAGTTTCAGTTTGTCCAACTTAGCCCTACCAACGAAAGTTGGGAGAGACAAGAATACTCCTTTTCCCAGCCTGAAAG ATTACTTTAATCTGGAATTGGGAAGGGATGTGGATGAAG TATTTGGGTTAAATACTATAATGGAGATTATTACTGAAGCTGGCCCAGTAAGCAATGAAG GAAATAGACGAGCTCTTGTGGATCAAAAATCTTCAGTCATAAAGCACAGCCCAACAGTGAAGAGGGAATCTCCATCGCCTCAGGGACGAACTAGCAATTCCAG TGAGAAccagcagttcctgaaggaGGTGGTACACAATGTTCTTGATGGGCAGGGTGTTGGCTGGCTGAATATGAAGAGAGTCCGACGTCTGCTGGAGAGTGAGCAGCTCCGTGTCTTTGTACTAAGCAAGCTGAATCGCACCATCCAGTCAGAAGAAGATGCTCGACAGGATGTCATACAGGACGTG GAGATCAGCCGCAAGGTTTATAAAGGAATGCTGGACTTGCTGAAGTGCACAGTCTTAAGCTTGGAGCATTCATATGCAAATGCTGGCCTGGGAGGCATGGCCAGTGTTTTTGGCCTGCTAGAGATAGCACATACTCACTATTATAATAAAG aaccagaaaagagaaaacGCAGTCCAACAGATGGATCTGTCACTCCAGTTGGCAAGGATCCTGGATCATCCCCAAGAGTGGAGCCAAAACCTGCGATGCAGCTGCCGGTACCTCAGATAATGCCAAAGCCACCAAGCCCTGCAGGCAAAGGGCCAAGGGAGTTTGACACAAGAAGtctaaaggaagaaaattttattgCTTCCATTG AATTGTGGAACAAGCACCAGGaagtgaaaaagcaaaaatctttggaaaaaacga gAACAGAAGGTGTGAAACAATTCGATTTGGGAGAAACAGATGAGAAGAAATCCCAAATCAGTGCAGACAGTGGCCTCAGTTTGGCCTCAGGTTCTCAG AAGAGTGATTTTGACTCTATTCCCAGTGGAGGACCAACAGTTATGGTCCGAAGTACAAGCCAGGATTCTGAAGTCAGCACTGTG GTTAGTAACAGTTCTGGAGAGACATTAGGAGCAGACAGTGACTTGAGTAGCAATGCTGGTGATGGCCCGAGTGTGGAAAATGGTGGCAATTTGGCAGGATCCAGAGGCACTGTGTCAGACAGCGAAATTGAGACAAACTCTGCTACTAGCTCTATCTTT GCGAAGTCTCACAACCTGAAGCAGAGTGTGAAGGATAGCAAAGGCAGTACTCCAGGGAGAGGTCCAGAGGAAGGGAACCAACGTGTCTATCTATATGAAGGACTTTTGG GTAGGGATAAAGGATCTGTCTGGGACCAGTTAGAGGATGCTGCAATGGAAACCTTCTCTATGA GCAAAGAGCGTTCAACTTTATGGGACCAGATGCAGTTCTGGGAAGATGCTTTTTTGGATGCTGTAATGTTAGAGAGAGAAGGAATGGGGATGGACCAGGGACCTCAGGAGATGATTGACAG GTATCTTTCCCTGGGAGAACATGATCGAAAGCGTTTGGAGGATGATGAGGACCGTTTGTTGGCTACACTGCTGCATAATATGATTGCCTATATGCTTATGataaag GTGAACAAGAAtgatattaggaaaaaggtGCGACGTCTAATGGGAAAATCACATATTGGATTGGTGCACAGTCAGCAAATAAACGATATTCTAGACAAACTTGCCAATCTG aatgGACGGGAACTCCCTGTGAGACCCAGTGGCAGCCGCCATATCAAGAAGCAGACTTTTGTAGTACATGCTGGGACAGACACAACAGGAGACATATTTTTTATGGAG GTATGTGATGATTGTATTGTGCTTAGAAGCAACATTGGAACTGTCTATGAACGTTGGTGGTATGAGAAACTCATCAACATGACTTACTGTCCCAAAACAAAAGTGCTCTGCCTCTGGCGCAGGAATGGTCAGGAGACACAACTGAACAAGTTCTACACAAAGAAG TGTCGGGAACTATACTACTGTGTAAAAGACAGTATGGAGCGAGCAGCAGCAAGACAGCAGAGCATTAAACCAG
- the MADD gene encoding MAP kinase-activating death domain protein isoform X16: MVQKKRICPRLLDYLVIIGARHPSSDSVAQTPELLRRYPLEDHADFPLPPDVVFFCQPEGCLSVRQKRMSFRDDTSFVFTLTDKDTGVIRYGICVNFYRSFQKRVPKEKGEGTGGHRGREGQKVPKSGEASAPQEEVGTESSESGSSLQAPSAESTPDVNRSPRSKRLAKGSHRSRNSTLTSLCILSHYPFFSTFRECLYTLKRLVDCCSERLLGKKLGIPRGVQRDTMWRIFTGSLLVEEKSSALLHDLREIEAWIYRLLRSPMPVAGQKRVDVEVLPHELQPALTFALPDPSRFTLVDFPLHLPLELLGVDACLQVLTCILLEHKIVLQSRDYNALSMSVMAFVAMIYPLEYMFPVIPLLPTCMASAEQLLLAPTPYIIGVPASFFLYKLDFKMPDDVWLIDLDTNRVIVPTNAESLPALPEPEASELKKHLKQCLVSMTAITQKQLLTPDNKALASMSLNTQPILNLEKFQEGQEVPLLLGRPQNDLQSTPSTEFNPLIYGNDVDSVDVATRVAMVRFFNSPNVLQGFQMHTRTLRLFPRPVVAFQANSFLASRPKQTPFADKLSRTQAVEYFGEWSLNPTNYAFQRIHNNMFDPALIGDKPKWYAHQLQPIHYRVYDSNSQLAEALNIPAEKETDSDPTDDSGSDSVDYDDSSSSYSSLGDFVSEMMKCDINGDTPNVDPLTHAALGDASEVEFDDFQEYSGDMDEQTMDSENSQENNQPRSSSSTTASSSPSTVIHGANHLYVMQTSEQINDLTGPQEAADSAEIEEKLAAGFSNHLPSLPLQPSFPKISLDRRESDIAAGSMSSSEGVVRKREYDNPYFEPQYGFPTEDEDDEQEESYTPRFDQNLNGSRSQKLLRPNSLKLANDSDADSDSRASSPNSTVSNNSSEGFGGIMSFASSLYRNHSTSFSLSNLALPTKVGRDKNTPFPSLKDYFNLELGRDVDEVFGLNTIMEIITEAGPVSNEGNRRALVDQKSSVIKHSPTVKRESPSPQGRTSNSSENQQFLKEVVHNVLDGQGVGWLNMKRVRRLLESEQLRVFVLSKLNRTIQSEEDARQDVIQDVEISRKVYKGMLDLLKCTVLSLEHSYANAGLGGMASVFGLLEIAHTHYYNKEPEKRKRSPTDGSVTPVGKDPGSSPRVEPKPAMQLPVPQIMPKPPSPAGKGPREFDTRSLKEENFIASIGTEGVKQFDLGETDEKKSQISADSGLSLASGSQKSDFDSIPSGGPTVMVRSTSQDSEVSTVVSNSSGETLGADSDLSSNAGDGPSVENGGNLAGSRGTVSDSEIETNSATSSIFAKSHNLKQSVKDSKGSTPGRGPEEGNQRVYLYEGLLGKERSTLWDQMQFWEDAFLDAVMLEREGMGMDQGPQEMIDRYLSLGEHDRKRLEDDEDRLLATLLHNMIAYMLMIKVNKNDIRKKVRRLMGKSHIGLVHSQQINDILDKLANLNGRELPVRPSGSRHIKKQTFVVHAGTDTTGDIFFMEVCDDCIVLRSNIGTVYERWWYEKLINMTYCPKTKVLCLWRRNGQETQLNKFYTKKCRELYYCVKDSMERAAARQQSIKPGPELGGEFPVQDMKTGEGGLLQVTLEGINLKFMHSQVFIELNHIKKCNTVRGVFVLEEFVPETKEVVSHKYKTPMAHEICYSVLCLFSYVAAIRGKEAENKSKPPRPVSS, from the exons ATGGTGCAGAAAAAGAGAATCTGCCCCCGCTTATTGGACTATCTTGTCATCATTGGAGCCAG GCACCCAAGCAGTGATAGTGTTGCTCAGACTCCCGAACTGCTGCGACGTTACCCTCTAGAAGACCATGCAGACTTTCCTCTACCGCCTGATGTTGTGTTCTTCTGCCAGCCAGAAGGATGTCTGAGTGTGCGGCAAAAACGCATGAGCTTCCGTGATGACACCTCCTTTGTCTTCACCCTCACAGACAAGGATACAGGTGTCATTCGCTATGGAATCTGTGTCAACTTCTACCGCTCCTTCCAGAAGCGAGTACccaaggagaagggagaaggcaCAGGGGGACATCGAGGTCGGGAGGGACAGAAGGTCCCTAAATCTGGAGAGGCATCAGCACCCCAAGAGGAAGTGGGCACTGAGAGTTCAGAGAGTGGTTCTTCACTGCAGGCTCCAAGTGCAGAGTCTACCCCTGATGTGAATCGATCACCGCGCAGTAAGCGTCTGGCCAAAGGCAGTCATCGCTCTCGGAACAGCACCCTGACTTCACTGTGCATCCTTAGTCATTATCCCTTCTTTTCCACATTTCGTGAGTGTCTCTACACCCTCAAGAGACTTGTGGACTGCTGTAGTGAGAGATTGTTGGGCAAGAAGTTGGGCATTCCTCGTGGGGTGCAGAG GGATACGATGTGGCGGATTTTCACAGGCTCTCTCCTGGTGGAAGAAAAGTCCAGTGCGTTGCTACACGACTTGCGGGAGATTGAGGCTTGGATATACCGTCTGCTCCGGTCACCAATGCCCGTTGCTGGTCAGAAGCGGGTGGATGTGGAAGTCTTGCCACATGAGTTGCAGCCAGCTTTGACCTTTGCTCTGCCTGATCCATCCCGCTTCACCTTGGTGGATTTTCCATTACATCTGCCTTTGGAGTTGTTGGGAGTGGATGCCTGCCTGCAGGTGCTGACCTGCATCCTTTTGGAGCATAAG ATTGTATTGCAGTCCCGAGATTATAATGCACTTTCAATGTCTGTGATGGCCTTTGTGGCCATGATCTACCCATTAGAGTACATGTTCCCCGTGatccctctgcttcccacctGCATGGCCTCTGCAGAACAG ttgcttctAGCCCCTACGCCTTATATCATTGGTGTTCCAGCAAGTTTCTTTCTTTACAAactggatttcaagatgcctGATGATGTTTGGCTTATTGACCTGGATACCAACAGG GTGATTGTTCCCACAAATGCAGAATCTttgccagcactgccagaaCCAGAAGCTTCAGAGCTGAAAAAGCATCTGAAACAG TGTCTGGTTAGCATGACTGCAATCACTCAGAAACAGCTGCTCACTCCCGACAACAAG GCCCTGGCCAGCATGAGTCTGAATACTCAGCCCATTCTTAATCTAGAGAAGttccaggaggggcaggaggtgccactgctgctgggaagaCCACAGAATGATTTGCAGTCTACTCCTTCCACAGAATTCAACCCCCTGATCTATGGAAATGATGTGGACTCTGTCGATGTGGCTACCAG aGTTGCTATGGTGAGATTCTTCAACTCACCAAATGTTTTGCAAGGTTTCCAAATGCATACTCGCACTCTTCGTCTCTTCCCACGACCAGTGGTGGCCTTCCAGGCAAATTCTTTTCTTGCCTCTAGGCCGAAGCAAACACCTTTTGCAGATAAGCTTTCCAGAACACAGGCAGTAGAATACTTTGGAGAATGGTCACTCAATCCTACTAACTATGCTTTCCAAAGAATTCATAACA ACATGTTTGACCCAGCCCTGATTGGTGACAAACCCAAGTGGTATGCTCACCAGCTGCAGCCGATCCACTATCGAGTCTATGACAGTAATTCACAGCTGGCTGAAGCACTGAATATCccagcagagaaagaaacagattcTGATCCCACTGATGACAG tggcagtgacaGTGTCGACTATGACGACTCAAGTTCCTCCTACTCCTCCCTTGGTGACTTTGTCAGTGAGATGATGAAATGTGACATTAATGGTGATACCCCAA ATGTTGACCCCCTGACTCATGCAGCCCTTGGTGATGCTAGTGAAGTGGAATTTGATGATTTTCAAGAATATTCAGGGGATATGGATGAACAGACCATGGACAGTGAGAACTCCCAGGAGAACAATCAGCCTCGTTCAAGTTCCAGTACTACAGCCAGTAGCAGCCCCAGCACTGTCATCCATGGAGCAAATCAT TTGTATGTAATGCAAACTAGCGAACAGATCAATGATTTGACTGGTCCACAGGAGGCAGCAGACTCAGCAGAAATAGAAGAGAAGTTGGCTGCTGGATTTTCAAACCACCTCCCTTCCTTGCCACTGCAACCAAGCTTTCCCAAGATAAGCTTGGATCGTCGTGAGAGTGACATTGCAGCTGGCAGCATGAGCTCCTCAGAAGGGGTGGTGAGGAAGCGAGAGTATGACAATCCATACTTTGAACCTCAGTATGGTTTTCCTACGGAGGATGAAGATGATGAGCAGGAAGAGAGCTACACCCCAAGATTTGACCAGAATCTCAATGGAAGCAG GTCTCAGAAGTTACTCCGGCCAAACAGTTTAAAACTGGCCAATGATTCTGATGCAGATTCAGATTCCAGGGCCAGCTCCCCAAACTCTACTGTCTCCAACAACAGCAGTGAAGGTTTTGGGGGCATCATGTCTTTTGCAA GCAGCTTGTACAGAAACCACAGCACAAGTTTCAGTTTGTCCAACTTAGCCCTACCAACGAAAGTTGGGAGAGACAAGAATACTCCTTTTCCCAGCCTGAAAG ATTACTTTAATCTGGAATTGGGAAGGGATGTGGATGAAG TATTTGGGTTAAATACTATAATGGAGATTATTACTGAAGCTGGCCCAGTAAGCAATGAAG GAAATAGACGAGCTCTTGTGGATCAAAAATCTTCAGTCATAAAGCACAGCCCAACAGTGAAGAGGGAATCTCCATCGCCTCAGGGACGAACTAGCAATTCCAG TGAGAAccagcagttcctgaaggaGGTGGTACACAATGTTCTTGATGGGCAGGGTGTTGGCTGGCTGAATATGAAGAGAGTCCGACGTCTGCTGGAGAGTGAGCAGCTCCGTGTCTTTGTACTAAGCAAGCTGAATCGCACCATCCAGTCAGAAGAAGATGCTCGACAGGATGTCATACAGGACGTG GAGATCAGCCGCAAGGTTTATAAAGGAATGCTGGACTTGCTGAAGTGCACAGTCTTAAGCTTGGAGCATTCATATGCAAATGCTGGCCTGGGAGGCATGGCCAGTGTTTTTGGCCTGCTAGAGATAGCACATACTCACTATTATAATAAAG aaccagaaaagagaaaacGCAGTCCAACAGATGGATCTGTCACTCCAGTTGGCAAGGATCCTGGATCATCCCCAAGAGTGGAGCCAAAACCTGCGATGCAGCTGCCGGTACCTCAGATAATGCCAAAGCCACCAAGCCCTGCAGGCAAAGGGCCAAGGGAGTTTGACACAAGAAGtctaaaggaagaaaattttattgCTTCCATTG gAACAGAAGGTGTGAAACAATTCGATTTGGGAGAAACAGATGAGAAGAAATCCCAAATCAGTGCAGACAGTGGCCTCAGTTTGGCCTCAGGTTCTCAG AAGAGTGATTTTGACTCTATTCCCAGTGGAGGACCAACAGTTATGGTCCGAAGTACAAGCCAGGATTCTGAAGTCAGCACTGTG GTTAGTAACAGTTCTGGAGAGACATTAGGAGCAGACAGTGACTTGAGTAGCAATGCTGGTGATGGCCCGAGTGTGGAAAATGGTGGCAATTTGGCAGGATCCAGAGGCACTGTGTCAGACAGCGAAATTGAGACAAACTCTGCTACTAGCTCTATCTTT GCGAAGTCTCACAACCTGAAGCAGAGTGTGAAGGATAGCAAAGGCAGTACTCCAGGGAGAGGTCCAGAGGAAGGGAACCAACGTGTCTATCTATATGAAGGACTTTTGG GCAAAGAGCGTTCAACTTTATGGGACCAGATGCAGTTCTGGGAAGATGCTTTTTTGGATGCTGTAATGTTAGAGAGAGAAGGAATGGGGATGGACCAGGGACCTCAGGAGATGATTGACAG GTATCTTTCCCTGGGAGAACATGATCGAAAGCGTTTGGAGGATGATGAGGACCGTTTGTTGGCTACACTGCTGCATAATATGATTGCCTATATGCTTATGataaag GTGAACAAGAAtgatattaggaaaaaggtGCGACGTCTAATGGGAAAATCACATATTGGATTGGTGCACAGTCAGCAAATAAACGATATTCTAGACAAACTTGCCAATCTG aatgGACGGGAACTCCCTGTGAGACCCAGTGGCAGCCGCCATATCAAGAAGCAGACTTTTGTAGTACATGCTGGGACAGACACAACAGGAGACATATTTTTTATGGAG GTATGTGATGATTGTATTGTGCTTAGAAGCAACATTGGAACTGTCTATGAACGTTGGTGGTATGAGAAACTCATCAACATGACTTACTGTCCCAAAACAAAAGTGCTCTGCCTCTGGCGCAGGAATGGTCAGGAGACACAACTGAACAAGTTCTACACAAAGAAG TGTCGGGAACTATACTACTGTGTAAAAGACAGTATGGAGCGAGCAGCAGCAAGACAGCAGAGCATTAAACCAG